The proteins below come from a single bacterium genomic window:
- a CDS encoding T9SS type A sorting domain-containing protein: protein MKNLLFILVAIFFGVPAVADNYFINPGFELTPWDSAWSSSTEGSGASPPESTGSAHSGNTCCLLEEEVYTESPSDILEKKGWVWQEIAPLMACTISVWHKHVVLVDQTGLTGSNKARVTIEVKKNGSWTFEWYEDVAGAPTVGDSNKVWTQWGKRYGVGDTVTGIRFYARAFQWGGSKSKGYWYARAAIWVDDAYINGIPLGVEANAKCNHPDAKLEIYPNPFSRKTTIDIRLKTKDLNVGEESLVYLEIYDVAGRLVRSFNLTNPDKLGAPIAISWDGTDKNGKMVSAGIYFCRLSHMGGKELTKKLILASVSSH from the coding sequence ATGAAAAATTTATTGTTTATATTGGTAGCCATTTTCTTTGGGGTGCCTGCAGTTGCTGATAATTATTTCATTAATCCAGGCTTTGAGCTTACCCCATGGGATAGTGCATGGTCAAGCTCAACTGAAGGGAGCGGTGCATCTCCTCCTGAATCTACAGGGAGTGCCCACTCAGGTAATACATGCTGTCTATTGGAGGAGGAGGTTTATACTGAGAGTCCATCGGACATATTAGAGAAGAAAGGATGGGTGTGGCAAGAGATAGCCCCTTTAATGGCTTGTACCATTAGTGTTTGGCATAAACATGTCGTATTGGTGGACCAAACTGGACTTACAGGCTCGAATAAGGCAAGGGTCACTATAGAAGTCAAGAAGAATGGCTCGTGGACATTTGAGTGGTACGAAGATGTAGCCGGAGCACCCACAGTAGGTGATTCGAATAAGGTATGGACGCAGTGGGGTAAACGTTATGGAGTTGGCGACACCGTGACTGGTATAAGGTTTTATGCACGTGCCTTCCAGTGGGGTGGGAGTAAGAGTAAAGGATACTGGTATGCGCGTGCAGCAATTTGGGTTGATGATGCTTATATAAATGGTATACCACTTGGGGTAGAAGCCAACGCAAAATGTAACCACCCTGATGCAAAATTGGAAATTTACCCTAACCCATTTAGTAGAAAGACGACAATAGACATAAGACTTAAGACCAAAGACCTAAATGTAGGAGAAGAATCTTTAGTCTACCTTGAGATTTACGATGTTGCGGGTAGGCTTGTACGTTCCTTTAATTTAACCAATCCTGATAAATTGGGAGCACCAATTGCTATTTCGTGGGATGGTACTGATAAAAATGGTAAAATGGTAAGTGCGGGTATCTATTTCTGCAGATTGTCCCATATGGGAGGAAAGGAGTTGACCAAAAAGCTTATTCTGGCTAGTGTCTCGTCTCATTAA